In a single window of the Branchiostoma floridae strain S238N-H82 chromosome 2, Bfl_VNyyK, whole genome shotgun sequence genome:
- the LOC118409600 gene encoding protein phosphatase 1 regulatory subunit 42-like isoform X3, whose product MVRLTIDLIARVNTHTKRKRDEPLSQYLRRLTHLYFQERHIDEIDDLSLCKNLSVLYLYDNRIARIQNLHFASNLTHLYLQNNLINKIENLSLLRRLEKLYLGSNEITVVEGLDKLENLKELHIENQRLPPGEKLLFDPRSIQALSATLCVLNVSGNNLEDLQDFRCLGQLNQFMAADNQLEDMKELAQVLTGWVQLWRLELVGNPLCRKAKYRDRVIVMSASLEVLDGKEINETARKFLLSWKANKEARRRQREDRKKNGDADGTRPLDSEPADPEIAFLRKLFGQSGPNFPMMTRDSLRLQPLLQLPSMPLEDQTVDELGNVARCELPPLQLPHAPLRNYIMPGLPGARKQFEAILARSRSLPGSADVMGRGDMLAQKTEIIAELPKKSLSDLQAPIRSRYARILVGEPGGTPIPRDLPPPIRSSPVLRPSLQAKAIDVRSSNQFVDSKVL is encoded by the exons ATGGTTCGGTTAACGATAGACTTGATAGCACGGGTGAACACTCACACCAAGAGGAAACGTGACGAGCCACTGTCACAATACCTGCGGAGACTCACTCATCTGTACTTCCAGGAGAGACATATTGATGAAATA gACGACCTGTCCCTGTGTAAGAACCTGTCAGTGTTATACCTGTATGACAACAGGATCGCCAGGATACAGAACCTGCACTTCGCCTCCAACCTCACCCATCTGTACCTGCAGAACAACCTCATCAATAAAATAGAGAACCTGTCTTTGTTAAGGAGATTAGAAAAACT GTACCTAGGAAGTAATGAAATCACAGTTGTGGAAGGTCTGGACAAATTAGAGAACCTGAAGGAGCTACACATAGAGAACCAAAGATTACCCCCTGGGGAGAAGTTACTGTTTGATCCCAGGTCCATCCAAGCATTATCG gcGACGTTATGTGTTCTAAACGTCTCTGGGAACAACCTGGAGGACCTGCAGGACTTCCGGTGCCTGGGGCAGCTGAACCAGTTCATGGCAGCTGATAACCAGCTGGAGGACATGAAGGAGCTGGCGCAGGTGCTGACCGGCTGGGTCCAGCTGTGGAGACTGGAGCTGGTGGGCAACCCGCTCTGCCGCAAGGCCAAGTACAGGGACAGGGTCATTGTCATGTCTGCTTCACTCG AAGTCCTAGATGGTAAGGAAATTAATGAGACAGCCAGAAAATTCCTGCTAAGCTGGAAGGCAAACAAGGAGGCCAGACGGAGACAGCGCGAAGACAGGAAGAAGAACGGAGATGCAGACGGAACAAGAC CTTTAGACTCAGAACCTGCCGACCCTGAAATTGCATTTTTGAGGAAGTTATTTGGACAGTCAGGCCCAAATTTTCCCATGATGACCCGGGACAGCCTGAGGCTTCAGCCTCTCCTACAGCTTCCCAGCATGCCCCTGGAGGACCAGACAGTTGATGAGTTGGGCAATGTGGCCCGCT gtgaactGCCACCTCTACAGCTTCCCCACGCTCCTCTCAGAAACTACATCATGCCAGGCCTCCCGGGGGCGCGCAAGCAGTTTGAAGCCATCCTGGCGCGGTCTCGCAGCCTGCCCGGCTCCGCAGACGTGATGGGGCGAGGTGACATGCTCGCGCAGAAAACCGAGATCATTGCAGAGTTGCCCAAGAAGAGCCTGAGTGACCTCCAGGCTCCCATTAG ATCTAGGTATGCAAGAATCTTAGTGGGTGAACCAGGGGGCACGCCCATCCCGAGGGACCTTCCGCCACCAATCAGAAGTTCACCTGTCCTCAGACCGTCACTTCAAGCGAAAGCCATAGACGTGCGGAGCTCCAACCAATTTGTAGATTCCAAGGTTCTGTGA
- the LOC118409600 gene encoding protein phosphatase 1 regulatory subunit 42-like isoform X1, which produces MVRLTIDLIARVNTHTKRKRDEPLSQYLRRLTHLYFQERHIDEIDDLSLCKNLSVLYLYDNRIARIQNLHFASNLTHLYLQNNLINKIENLSLLRRLEKLYLGSNEITVVEGLDKLENLKELHIENQRLPPGEKLLFDPRSIQALSATLCVLNVSGNNLEDLQDFRCLGQLNQFMAADNQLEDMKELAQVLTGWVQLWRLELVGNPLCRKAKYRDRVIVMSASLEVLDGKEINETARKFLLSWKANKEARRRQREDRKKNGDADGTRRVKVEVIPAEEDQPESLDSEPADPEIAFLRKLFGQSGPNFPMMTRDSLRLQPLLQLPSMPLEDQTVDELGNVARCELPPLQLPHAPLRNYIMPGLPGARKQFEAILARSRSLPGSADVMGRGDMLAQKTEIIAELPKKSLSDLQAPIRSRYARILVGEPGGTPIPRDLPPPIRSSPVLRPSLQAKAIDVRSSNQFVDSKVL; this is translated from the exons ATGGTTCGGTTAACGATAGACTTGATAGCACGGGTGAACACTCACACCAAGAGGAAACGTGACGAGCCACTGTCACAATACCTGCGGAGACTCACTCATCTGTACTTCCAGGAGAGACATATTGATGAAATA gACGACCTGTCCCTGTGTAAGAACCTGTCAGTGTTATACCTGTATGACAACAGGATCGCCAGGATACAGAACCTGCACTTCGCCTCCAACCTCACCCATCTGTACCTGCAGAACAACCTCATCAATAAAATAGAGAACCTGTCTTTGTTAAGGAGATTAGAAAAACT GTACCTAGGAAGTAATGAAATCACAGTTGTGGAAGGTCTGGACAAATTAGAGAACCTGAAGGAGCTACACATAGAGAACCAAAGATTACCCCCTGGGGAGAAGTTACTGTTTGATCCCAGGTCCATCCAAGCATTATCG gcGACGTTATGTGTTCTAAACGTCTCTGGGAACAACCTGGAGGACCTGCAGGACTTCCGGTGCCTGGGGCAGCTGAACCAGTTCATGGCAGCTGATAACCAGCTGGAGGACATGAAGGAGCTGGCGCAGGTGCTGACCGGCTGGGTCCAGCTGTGGAGACTGGAGCTGGTGGGCAACCCGCTCTGCCGCAAGGCCAAGTACAGGGACAGGGTCATTGTCATGTCTGCTTCACTCG AAGTCCTAGATGGTAAGGAAATTAATGAGACAGCCAGAAAATTCCTGCTAAGCTGGAAGGCAAACAAGGAGGCCAGACGGAGACAGCGCGAAGACAGGAAGAAGAACGGAGATGCAGACGGAACAAGAC GTGTAAAAGTTGAGGTAATTCCAGCAGAGGAGGATCAACCTGAGT CTTTAGACTCAGAACCTGCCGACCCTGAAATTGCATTTTTGAGGAAGTTATTTGGACAGTCAGGCCCAAATTTTCCCATGATGACCCGGGACAGCCTGAGGCTTCAGCCTCTCCTACAGCTTCCCAGCATGCCCCTGGAGGACCAGACAGTTGATGAGTTGGGCAATGTGGCCCGCT gtgaactGCCACCTCTACAGCTTCCCCACGCTCCTCTCAGAAACTACATCATGCCAGGCCTCCCGGGGGCGCGCAAGCAGTTTGAAGCCATCCTGGCGCGGTCTCGCAGCCTGCCCGGCTCCGCAGACGTGATGGGGCGAGGTGACATGCTCGCGCAGAAAACCGAGATCATTGCAGAGTTGCCCAAGAAGAGCCTGAGTGACCTCCAGGCTCCCATTAG ATCTAGGTATGCAAGAATCTTAGTGGGTGAACCAGGGGGCACGCCCATCCCGAGGGACCTTCCGCCACCAATCAGAAGTTCACCTGTCCTCAGACCGTCACTTCAAGCGAAAGCCATAGACGTGCGGAGCTCCAACCAATTTGTAGATTCCAAGGTTCTGTGA
- the LOC118409600 gene encoding protein phosphatase 1 regulatory subunit 42-like isoform X5 — translation MVRLTIDLIARVNTHTKRKRDEPLSQYLRRLTHLYFQERHIDEIDDLSLCKNLSVLYLYDNRIARIQNLHFASNLTHLYLQNNLINKIENLSLLRRLEKLYLGSNEITVVEGLDKLENLKELHIENQRLPPGEKLLFDPRSIQALSATLCVLNVSGNNLEDLQDFRCLGQLNQFMAADNQLEDMKELAQVLTGWVQLWRLELVGNPLCRKAKYRDRVIVMSASLEVLDGKEINETARKFLLSWKANKEARRRQREDRKKNGDADGTRRELPPLQLPHAPLRNYIMPGLPGARKQFEAILARSRSLPGSADVMGRGDMLAQKTEIIAELPKKSLSDLQAPIRRVWEPAPDAHVMPSSVDPDQQFVTIPTNFTPEPPTNIHPMSAKI, via the exons ATGGTTCGGTTAACGATAGACTTGATAGCACGGGTGAACACTCACACCAAGAGGAAACGTGACGAGCCACTGTCACAATACCTGCGGAGACTCACTCATCTGTACTTCCAGGAGAGACATATTGATGAAATA gACGACCTGTCCCTGTGTAAGAACCTGTCAGTGTTATACCTGTATGACAACAGGATCGCCAGGATACAGAACCTGCACTTCGCCTCCAACCTCACCCATCTGTACCTGCAGAACAACCTCATCAATAAAATAGAGAACCTGTCTTTGTTAAGGAGATTAGAAAAACT GTACCTAGGAAGTAATGAAATCACAGTTGTGGAAGGTCTGGACAAATTAGAGAACCTGAAGGAGCTACACATAGAGAACCAAAGATTACCCCCTGGGGAGAAGTTACTGTTTGATCCCAGGTCCATCCAAGCATTATCG gcGACGTTATGTGTTCTAAACGTCTCTGGGAACAACCTGGAGGACCTGCAGGACTTCCGGTGCCTGGGGCAGCTGAACCAGTTCATGGCAGCTGATAACCAGCTGGAGGACATGAAGGAGCTGGCGCAGGTGCTGACCGGCTGGGTCCAGCTGTGGAGACTGGAGCTGGTGGGCAACCCGCTCTGCCGCAAGGCCAAGTACAGGGACAGGGTCATTGTCATGTCTGCTTCACTCG AAGTCCTAGATGGTAAGGAAATTAATGAGACAGCCAGAAAATTCCTGCTAAGCTGGAAGGCAAACAAGGAGGCCAGACGGAGACAGCGCGAAGACAGGAAGAAGAACGGAGATGCAGACGGAACAAGAC gtgaactGCCACCTCTACAGCTTCCCCACGCTCCTCTCAGAAACTACATCATGCCAGGCCTCCCGGGGGCGCGCAAGCAGTTTGAAGCCATCCTGGCGCGGTCTCGCAGCCTGCCCGGCTCCGCAGACGTGATGGGGCGAGGTGACATGCTCGCGCAGAAAACCGAGATCATTGCAGAGTTGCCCAAGAAGAGCCTGAGTGACCTCCAGGCTCCCATTAG GCGAGTATGGGAGCCGGCACCCGATGCTCATGTTATGCCCTCCTCGGTTGACCCTGACCAGCAGTTTGTCACCATTCCTACTAACTTTACACCTGAGCCTCCCACTAACATCCATCCTATGTCTGCCAAGATATGA
- the LOC118409600 gene encoding protein phosphatase 1 regulatory subunit 42-like isoform X4, translated as MVRLTIDLIARVNTHTKRKRDEPLSQYLRRLTHLYFQERHIDEIDDLSLCKNLSVLYLYDNRIARIQNLHFASNLTHLYLQNNLINKIENLSLLRRLEKLYLGSNEITVVEGLDKLENLKELHIENQRLPPGEKLLFDPRSIQALSATLCVLNVSGNNLEDLQDFRCLGQLNQFMAADNQLEDMKELAQVLTGWVQLWRLELVGNPLCRKAKYRDRVIVMSASLEVLDGKEINETARKFLLSWKANKEARRRQREDRKKNGDADGTRRELPPLQLPHAPLRNYIMPGLPGARKQFEAILARSRSLPGSADVMGRGDMLAQKTEIIAELPKKSLSDLQAPIRSRYARILVGEPGGTPIPRDLPPPIRSSPVLRPSLQAKAIDVRSSNQFVDSKVL; from the exons ATGGTTCGGTTAACGATAGACTTGATAGCACGGGTGAACACTCACACCAAGAGGAAACGTGACGAGCCACTGTCACAATACCTGCGGAGACTCACTCATCTGTACTTCCAGGAGAGACATATTGATGAAATA gACGACCTGTCCCTGTGTAAGAACCTGTCAGTGTTATACCTGTATGACAACAGGATCGCCAGGATACAGAACCTGCACTTCGCCTCCAACCTCACCCATCTGTACCTGCAGAACAACCTCATCAATAAAATAGAGAACCTGTCTTTGTTAAGGAGATTAGAAAAACT GTACCTAGGAAGTAATGAAATCACAGTTGTGGAAGGTCTGGACAAATTAGAGAACCTGAAGGAGCTACACATAGAGAACCAAAGATTACCCCCTGGGGAGAAGTTACTGTTTGATCCCAGGTCCATCCAAGCATTATCG gcGACGTTATGTGTTCTAAACGTCTCTGGGAACAACCTGGAGGACCTGCAGGACTTCCGGTGCCTGGGGCAGCTGAACCAGTTCATGGCAGCTGATAACCAGCTGGAGGACATGAAGGAGCTGGCGCAGGTGCTGACCGGCTGGGTCCAGCTGTGGAGACTGGAGCTGGTGGGCAACCCGCTCTGCCGCAAGGCCAAGTACAGGGACAGGGTCATTGTCATGTCTGCTTCACTCG AAGTCCTAGATGGTAAGGAAATTAATGAGACAGCCAGAAAATTCCTGCTAAGCTGGAAGGCAAACAAGGAGGCCAGACGGAGACAGCGCGAAGACAGGAAGAAGAACGGAGATGCAGACGGAACAAGAC gtgaactGCCACCTCTACAGCTTCCCCACGCTCCTCTCAGAAACTACATCATGCCAGGCCTCCCGGGGGCGCGCAAGCAGTTTGAAGCCATCCTGGCGCGGTCTCGCAGCCTGCCCGGCTCCGCAGACGTGATGGGGCGAGGTGACATGCTCGCGCAGAAAACCGAGATCATTGCAGAGTTGCCCAAGAAGAGCCTGAGTGACCTCCAGGCTCCCATTAG ATCTAGGTATGCAAGAATCTTAGTGGGTGAACCAGGGGGCACGCCCATCCCGAGGGACCTTCCGCCACCAATCAGAAGTTCACCTGTCCTCAGACCGTCACTTCAAGCGAAAGCCATAGACGTGCGGAGCTCCAACCAATTTGTAGATTCCAAGGTTCTGTGA
- the LOC118409600 gene encoding protein phosphatase 1 regulatory subunit 42-like isoform X2, whose product MVRLTIDLIARVNTHTKRKRDEPLSQYLRRLTHLYFQERHIDEIDDLSLCKNLSVLYLYDNRIARIQNLHFASNLTHLYLQNNLINKIENLSLLRRLEKLYLGSNEITVVEGLDKLENLKELHIENQRLPPGEKLLFDPRSIQALSATLCVLNVSGNNLEDLQDFRCLGQLNQFMAADNQLEDMKELAQVLTGWVQLWRLELVGNPLCRKAKYRDRVIVMSASLEVLDGKEINETARKFLLSWKANKEARRRQREDRKKNGDADGTRRVKVEVIPAEEDQPESLDSEPADPEIAFLRKLFGQSGPNFPMMTRDSLRLQPLLQLPSMPLEDQTVDELGNVARCELPPLQLPHAPLRNYIMPGLPGARKQFEAILARSRSLPGSADVMGRGDMLAQKTEIIAELPKKSLSDLQAPIRRVWEPAPDAHVMPSSVDPDQQFVTIPTNFTPEPPTNIHPMSAKI is encoded by the exons ATGGTTCGGTTAACGATAGACTTGATAGCACGGGTGAACACTCACACCAAGAGGAAACGTGACGAGCCACTGTCACAATACCTGCGGAGACTCACTCATCTGTACTTCCAGGAGAGACATATTGATGAAATA gACGACCTGTCCCTGTGTAAGAACCTGTCAGTGTTATACCTGTATGACAACAGGATCGCCAGGATACAGAACCTGCACTTCGCCTCCAACCTCACCCATCTGTACCTGCAGAACAACCTCATCAATAAAATAGAGAACCTGTCTTTGTTAAGGAGATTAGAAAAACT GTACCTAGGAAGTAATGAAATCACAGTTGTGGAAGGTCTGGACAAATTAGAGAACCTGAAGGAGCTACACATAGAGAACCAAAGATTACCCCCTGGGGAGAAGTTACTGTTTGATCCCAGGTCCATCCAAGCATTATCG gcGACGTTATGTGTTCTAAACGTCTCTGGGAACAACCTGGAGGACCTGCAGGACTTCCGGTGCCTGGGGCAGCTGAACCAGTTCATGGCAGCTGATAACCAGCTGGAGGACATGAAGGAGCTGGCGCAGGTGCTGACCGGCTGGGTCCAGCTGTGGAGACTGGAGCTGGTGGGCAACCCGCTCTGCCGCAAGGCCAAGTACAGGGACAGGGTCATTGTCATGTCTGCTTCACTCG AAGTCCTAGATGGTAAGGAAATTAATGAGACAGCCAGAAAATTCCTGCTAAGCTGGAAGGCAAACAAGGAGGCCAGACGGAGACAGCGCGAAGACAGGAAGAAGAACGGAGATGCAGACGGAACAAGAC GTGTAAAAGTTGAGGTAATTCCAGCAGAGGAGGATCAACCTGAGT CTTTAGACTCAGAACCTGCCGACCCTGAAATTGCATTTTTGAGGAAGTTATTTGGACAGTCAGGCCCAAATTTTCCCATGATGACCCGGGACAGCCTGAGGCTTCAGCCTCTCCTACAGCTTCCCAGCATGCCCCTGGAGGACCAGACAGTTGATGAGTTGGGCAATGTGGCCCGCT gtgaactGCCACCTCTACAGCTTCCCCACGCTCCTCTCAGAAACTACATCATGCCAGGCCTCCCGGGGGCGCGCAAGCAGTTTGAAGCCATCCTGGCGCGGTCTCGCAGCCTGCCCGGCTCCGCAGACGTGATGGGGCGAGGTGACATGCTCGCGCAGAAAACCGAGATCATTGCAGAGTTGCCCAAGAAGAGCCTGAGTGACCTCCAGGCTCCCATTAG GCGAGTATGGGAGCCGGCACCCGATGCTCATGTTATGCCCTCCTCGGTTGACCCTGACCAGCAGTTTGTCACCATTCCTACTAACTTTACACCTGAGCCTCCCACTAACATCCATCCTATGTCTGCCAAGATATGA